The following proteins are encoded in a genomic region of Candidatus Woesearchaeota archaeon:
- a CDS encoding NOL1/NOP2/sun family putative RNA methylase, with the protein MEKAFFSERYAAIGGRILESELKQSIRVNTTKIKTEELIRRLEKKGVSFERIPFVSYGFFYRSRFSLGSTSEYLMGYYYLHEAASMLPVIVLDPKEDELVLDMCAAPGSKTTQLSQLMNNNGIIIAVDKNKERIAALMNNLERLGCSNVFVFNEDALKFSPHLKFDKILLDAPCSGNYATDRSWFAKRDLPGIKNNSETQKKLIEKAFSLLKENGALVYSTCSLEPEEDEEVVDFALKNFSFHLEETGLSTGSPGVTSFEGKDFDNSLKLSRRLWPFKAKTQGFFIAKLRRFA; encoded by the coding sequence ATGGAAAAAGCTTTCTTTTCAGAAAGGTATGCGGCAATCGGAGGAAGGATTTTAGAATCAGAGCTTAAGCAGTCAATCCGCGTTAACACAACTAAGATAAAAACAGAGGAACTTATAAGACGGCTTGAGAAGAAAGGAGTTTCATTTGAGAGAATTCCCTTTGTTTCCTACGGATTCTTTTATCGGAGCAGGTTTTCGCTTGGCTCAACGTCGGAGTATCTTATGGGCTATTACTATCTTCATGAGGCAGCCTCAATGCTTCCCGTAATTGTTCTTGACCCAAAAGAGGATGAGCTTGTTCTGGATATGTGCGCTGCTCCCGGCTCAAAGACAACGCAGCTGAGCCAGCTTATGAATAATAATGGAATTATCATTGCAGTTGACAAGAACAAAGAGAGGATTGCTGCCCTTATGAATAATCTTGAAAGGCTCGGATGCAGCAATGTTTTCGTGTTCAACGAGGATGCCCTTAAGTTCAGCCCTCATCTTAAATTTGACAAGATTCTCCTGGACGCCCCATGCTCAGGAAACTATGCCACAGACAGGAGCTGGTTTGCAAAAAGGGACTTGCCAGGAATAAAAAACAATTCTGAAACCCAAAAAAAGCTCATTGAAAAGGCATTTTCGCTTTTGAAAGAGAATGGTGCTTTAGTGTATTCCACATGCTCGCTTGAGCCAGAAGAAGATGAGGAAGTAGTTGATTTTGCGCTTAAGAATTTTTCATTTCATCTTGAGGAAACCGGGCTTTCAACAGGAAGCCCAGGAGTAACATCCTTTGAAGGTAAGGATTTTGACAATTCATTGAAGCTTTCAAGGCGGCTATGGCCGTTCAAGGCAAAAACCCAGGGTTTTTTCATAGCAAAACTGAGGCGTTTCGCATGA